One window of the Mycobacterium sp. SVM_VP21 genome contains the following:
- the sufC gene encoding Fe-S cluster assembly ATPase SufC — protein MSTLEIKGLHVSVSPGGAGDDGTADIPILHGVDLTVNSGETHALMGPNGSGKSTLSYAIAGHPKYTVTSGSITLDGEDVLAMSVDERARAGLFLAMQYPVEVPGVSMSNFLRTAATAVRGEAPKLRAWIKEQRAAFAELGIDSAFAERNVNEGFSGGEKKRHEILQLSLLKPKIAILDETDSGLDVDALRVVSEGVNRYQQAENGGVLVITHYTRILRYIQPQFVHVFAGGRIVESGGPELADELEENGYERFTEQAATGA, from the coding sequence ATGAGCACACTGGAAATCAAGGGTCTGCATGTGAGTGTGTCGCCCGGCGGCGCCGGCGACGACGGCACGGCCGACATCCCGATTCTGCACGGGGTCGACCTGACGGTGAACTCCGGTGAGACACACGCCCTGATGGGCCCGAACGGGTCGGGCAAGTCCACCCTGTCCTACGCGATTGCCGGGCACCCCAAGTACACCGTGACGTCGGGGTCGATCACGCTGGACGGCGAGGACGTGCTGGCGATGAGCGTCGATGAGCGTGCACGCGCGGGCCTGTTTTTGGCTATGCAATACCCGGTCGAGGTGCCCGGGGTGTCGATGTCGAACTTCTTGCGCACCGCGGCGACCGCCGTGCGCGGTGAGGCGCCGAAGCTGCGGGCCTGGATCAAGGAGCAGCGCGCGGCGTTCGCCGAGTTGGGCATCGACTCCGCATTCGCCGAGCGCAACGTCAACGAGGGCTTCTCCGGCGGTGAGAAGAAGCGCCACGAGATCCTGCAGCTGAGCCTGCTCAAGCCGAAGATCGCGATCCTCGACGAGACCGACTCCGGCCTGGACGTCGACGCGCTACGGGTGGTCAGCGAAGGGGTGAACCGCTACCAGCAGGCGGAGAACGGTGGCGTGCTGGTGATCACGCACTACACCCGTATCTTGCGCTACATCCAGCCGCAGTTCGTGCACGTCTTCGCCGGCGGCCGGATCGTCGAGTCGGGCGGGCCGGAGCTGGCCGACGAGCTGGAGGAGAACGGCTACGAGCGTTTCACCGAACAGGCAGCTACGGGAGCCTGA
- a CDS encoding cysteine desulfurase translates to MLSVGAPAVLDLEAIRADFPILNRVMRGGSRLAYLDSGATSQRPLPVLDAEREFLLNANGAVHRGAHQLMEEATDAYEDGRSAIARFVGAEPDELVFTKNATESLNLVSYVLGDDRFEAAVGPGDVIVTTELEHHANLIPWQELARRTGATLQWYEVTPDGRIDLDSLELDERVKVVAFTHHSNVTGALAPVAELVSRARAVGALTVLDACQSVPHQPVDFHALGVDFAAFSGHKMLGPNGIGVLYGRRELMAALPPFLTGGSMIETVTMASSTYAPAPQRFEAGTPMTSQVVGLAAAARYLDAIGMDVVAAHERELVAAALEGLAGIPGVHIVGPTTTLDRGSPVSFVIDGVHAHDVGQVLDDDGVAVRVGHHCAMPLHRKFNVAATARASFAVYNTHEEVERLLAGVRRAVEFFGGV, encoded by the coding sequence ATGTTGTCGGTCGGTGCTCCGGCGGTGCTGGACCTCGAAGCGATTCGGGCGGATTTCCCGATCCTGAACCGCGTCATGCGCGGTGGGAGCCGGCTGGCCTACCTGGACTCCGGGGCCACCTCACAGCGTCCACTGCCGGTGCTCGACGCGGAGCGTGAGTTCCTGCTGAACGCCAACGGCGCCGTGCACCGTGGGGCGCACCAGCTGATGGAGGAGGCGACCGACGCCTACGAGGACGGCCGGTCGGCGATCGCGCGCTTCGTCGGCGCGGAGCCGGACGAGCTGGTGTTCACCAAGAACGCCACCGAGTCGCTGAACCTGGTGTCCTATGTGCTCGGCGACGACCGCTTCGAGGCGGCCGTCGGCCCGGGTGACGTCATCGTCACCACCGAGCTGGAACATCACGCCAACCTGATTCCCTGGCAGGAGCTGGCGCGGCGCACCGGTGCGACCCTGCAGTGGTACGAGGTGACACCCGACGGGCGTATCGATTTGGATTCGCTGGAACTCGACGAGCGGGTCAAAGTCGTTGCGTTCACTCATCACTCGAACGTGACCGGCGCGCTGGCCCCGGTCGCCGAGCTGGTGTCGAGGGCCCGCGCGGTGGGTGCGCTCACCGTGCTGGACGCCTGCCAGTCCGTTCCGCACCAGCCGGTCGACTTCCACGCCCTGGGTGTGGATTTCGCGGCGTTCTCCGGGCACAAGATGCTGGGGCCCAACGGGATCGGCGTGCTCTACGGCCGGCGGGAGCTGATGGCGGCGCTGCCGCCATTCCTCACCGGCGGATCGATGATCGAGACGGTCACGATGGCGTCGAGCACCTACGCGCCCGCGCCGCAACGTTTCGAGGCCGGCACGCCGATGACCTCGCAGGTCGTCGGGCTGGCCGCCGCCGCTCGCTATCTCGATGCCATCGGGATGGACGTGGTGGCCGCCCACGAACGTGAGCTGGTGGCCGCCGCACTCGAAGGGCTCGCCGGCATTCCCGGGGTGCACATCGTCGGGCCGACCACGACCCTCGACCGCGGCTCGCCGGTGTCATTCGTGATCGACGGCGTGCACGCGCACGACGTCGGGCAGGTGCTCGACGACGACGGTGTCGCGGTGCGGGTGGGCCACCACTGCGCAATGCCGTTGCACCGCAAGTTCAATGTCGCCGCGACCGCCCGAGCCTCGTTCGCGGTGTACAACACCCACGAGGAGGTGGAGCGTCTGCTGGCGGGCGTTCGCCGGGCCGTGGAATTCTTCGGGGGAGTGTGA
- a CDS encoding SUF system NifU family Fe-S cluster assembly protein yields MRLEQFYQEVILDHYKHPQHRGLREPYGAQVHHVNPTCGDELTLRVALSPDGTQIADVSYDGQGCSISQAATSVLATQVIGLTVEQACATFDAFHEMVSSRGTVEGDEDVLGDGIAFAGVAKYPARVKCALLGWMAFKDALAQALAKTEEQTLASVSGTTQEMNR; encoded by the coding sequence TTGCGTCTTGAGCAGTTCTATCAAGAGGTGATCCTCGATCACTACAAGCATCCGCAGCACCGCGGTCTGCGAGAGCCCTACGGCGCGCAGGTACACCACGTCAACCCCACCTGCGGTGACGAACTGACGCTACGGGTGGCGTTGTCACCCGACGGTACGCAGATCGCCGACGTCTCCTACGACGGGCAGGGTTGCTCGATCTCGCAGGCGGCGACCTCGGTGCTGGCCACCCAGGTGATCGGTCTGACGGTGGAACAGGCGTGCGCGACATTCGACGCATTCCACGAGATGGTGTCGTCACGAGGCACCGTGGAAGGCGACGAGGACGTGCTCGGCGACGGCATCGCGTTCGCCGGGGTGGCCAAGTACCCGGCCCGAGTCAAGTGCGCGCTGCTCGGCTGGATGGCGTTCAAAGATGCGCTGGCGCAGGCGCTCGCGAAGACAGAGGAACAGACGCTGGCATCCGTCAGTGGGACAACCCAGGAGATGAATCGATGA
- a CDS encoding metal-sulfur cluster assembly factor → MSELGPDELLAEVEESMHDVIDPEIGINVMDLGLVYDLSIRQDEDGAAAVVTMTLTSPACPLQDMIAEQVENATVGAGLVKKVDLSWVWEPAWGPDKITDEGREMMRAVGFTV, encoded by the coding sequence ATGAGCGAATTGGGACCGGACGAGTTGCTCGCCGAAGTCGAGGAATCGATGCACGACGTCATCGACCCCGAGATCGGCATCAACGTGATGGACCTGGGCCTGGTGTATGACCTGTCGATCCGGCAGGACGAGGACGGGGCGGCCGCGGTCGTGACCATGACCCTCACCTCGCCGGCCTGCCCGCTGCAGGACATGATCGCCGAGCAGGTCGAGAACGCCACCGTGGGTGCTGGCCTGGTCAAGAAGGTCGACCTGTCCTGGGTCTGGGAGCCGGCCTGGGGACCGGACAAGATCACCGATGAGGGCCGCGAGATGATGCGCGCAGTCGGTTTCACGGTCTGA
- a CDS encoding MBL fold metallo-hydrolase — MPASAFWLCRTCGVEHDATPQVCAICEDDRQWVPQDGQRWATLDGLAAEGMQSYAFELEPGLIGIGSNPPLGIGQLGKLVCTPSGNVLWDPSGFLDAAGVAVALEQGPVLGVVASHPHMFGAQVEWGRRLGGVPVYVNAADKEWVMRPDPAIRYWSGRLELADGLTLIQVGGHFPGSSVACWDAGADGRGVLLVGDTVFPNPDRRTVAFLRSYPNRIPLSAAVAQRMAATMEQLRFDRIYGLHSNTIDTDAVAAVRFSADRHAAWARGDHDDLT; from the coding sequence GTGCCGGCATCCGCGTTCTGGCTGTGCCGGACCTGCGGTGTCGAACACGATGCGACGCCGCAGGTGTGTGCGATCTGCGAGGACGACCGGCAATGGGTGCCGCAGGACGGCCAACGCTGGGCCACCTTGGACGGCTTGGCCGCCGAAGGCATGCAGTCCTACGCCTTTGAATTGGAACCCGGGCTGATCGGGATCGGCAGCAATCCGCCGCTCGGTATCGGTCAACTGGGCAAGCTGGTGTGCACCCCCAGCGGCAACGTGCTGTGGGATCCCTCGGGATTCCTCGATGCGGCCGGGGTCGCCGTGGCGCTCGAGCAGGGGCCGGTGCTCGGTGTCGTCGCTAGCCACCCCCACATGTTCGGCGCCCAAGTGGAGTGGGGCCGACGACTCGGCGGGGTGCCGGTGTATGTCAACGCCGCTGACAAAGAGTGGGTGATGCGGCCGGATCCGGCGATCCGATACTGGTCCGGCCGCCTGGAGCTCGCTGACGGGCTCACCCTGATTCAGGTCGGGGGCCACTTCCCGGGCAGCTCCGTCGCGTGCTGGGACGCCGGTGCCGACGGTCGCGGGGTGCTGCTGGTCGGCGACACGGTCTTCCCGAACCCCGACCGGCGCACCGTGGCCTTCCTGCGCAGCTATCCCAACCGGATTCCACTGTCGGCGGCCGTCGCCCAGCGGATGGCCGCAACGATGGAACAGTTGCGCTTCGACCGCATCTACGGGCTGCATAGCAACACCATCGACACCGATGCGGTGGCAGCGGTCCGGTTCTCGGCGGACCGTCACGCAGCCTGGGCGCGCGGCGACCACGACGACCTCACCTAG
- a CDS encoding amidohydrolase family protein, translating into MTTSRRRFMAGMAAAAAGTAVGGLAACGSRGPGADTIFIGGPVVTVAPGAPEAEALAVTGGRISQVGTADEVLRLRGSGTTVVDLRGRALLPAFVEPHGHPFEMGSTLAPPAIDVRPFTVPTANGVFAKLAEAVADTPKGQPILLNGVDPLLQSGLQPFTRTELSRLAPNNPVVIISNSGHAAYGNTAAFTAAGITKTTPNPAGAQYIHGPDGQLTGEVREAAAVMALVAPFSGAIMANAGDNLRWAYAQLARAGIATATEHSYDARAQSEVFGKLAQQADCAVRVRAYEIGTPDLAADTKNVRGKRARADVLFDKIGMKMWADGSPWQGNIFTTFPYLTNATTASMGLGPDHRGRMNYPPEQIQELTKAFVDQHWQVSCHVHGDAAIDVVLDAFEQARTPPALRPRIEHVGAMRPDQFARAAQLGITPSLFIEHIYYWGDVLVDKLFGLDHGSHWMSARSALDAGLRLSFHNDGTVTPPNPIGNIATAVNRIAKGSGRVLAPEQRIGVDAAIKAQTLNAAWQLRLDTEIGSLEPGKYADLVVLSHNPRRVPPAELRDVAVEATYLMGRQTYGKVLG; encoded by the coding sequence GTGACGACGAGCAGGCGACGGTTTATGGCCGGGATGGCGGCCGCAGCGGCGGGCACAGCTGTCGGCGGACTCGCGGCGTGCGGATCGCGGGGGCCGGGGGCCGACACCATTTTCATCGGTGGTCCGGTGGTGACGGTGGCGCCGGGCGCTCCGGAGGCCGAAGCGCTCGCGGTCACCGGCGGACGGATCAGCCAGGTCGGCACTGCCGACGAGGTGCTGCGACTGCGGGGGTCGGGAACCACCGTCGTCGACTTGCGTGGCCGGGCGTTGCTGCCGGCGTTCGTGGAGCCGCACGGGCATCCCTTCGAGATGGGTTCCACCCTGGCCCCGCCGGCGATCGATGTGCGGCCCTTCACGGTGCCGACCGCGAATGGGGTGTTCGCGAAGCTGGCCGAGGCGGTGGCGGACACACCCAAGGGCCAGCCGATTCTGCTCAACGGGGTGGATCCGCTGCTGCAGAGCGGGCTGCAGCCCTTCACCCGTACCGAACTCTCCAGACTCGCCCCGAACAACCCCGTGGTGATCATTTCCAACAGCGGCCACGCCGCCTATGGCAACACCGCCGCATTCACCGCAGCCGGCATCACCAAAACCACCCCCAACCCGGCCGGGGCGCAGTACATCCACGGGCCCGACGGCCAGCTGACCGGCGAGGTGCGCGAGGCGGCGGCGGTGATGGCGCTGGTCGCGCCGTTCTCCGGCGCGATCATGGCCAACGCCGGGGACAATCTGCGCTGGGCCTACGCCCAACTCGCCCGCGCGGGAATCGCCACCGCCACCGAGCATTCCTATGACGCGCGTGCGCAGTCCGAGGTGTTCGGCAAGCTCGCCCAGCAAGCCGACTGCGCGGTGCGGGTCCGTGCCTACGAGATCGGCACCCCCGACCTGGCAGCGGATACGAAGAATGTTCGCGGGAAGCGGGCCCGCGCCGATGTGCTGTTCGACAAGATCGGGATGAAGATGTGGGCGGACGGTTCGCCCTGGCAGGGCAACATCTTCACCACCTTCCCGTATCTGACCAACGCCACCACCGCGAGCATGGGCCTGGGGCCTGACCACCGCGGCCGGATGAACTACCCGCCCGAACAGATCCAGGAACTGACCAAGGCCTTCGTCGACCAACACTGGCAGGTTTCCTGCCACGTCCACGGTGACGCCGCGATCGACGTGGTGCTGGACGCTTTCGAACAGGCGCGCACACCTCCGGCGCTGCGGCCCCGGATCGAACACGTGGGGGCCATGCGACCCGATCAGTTCGCGCGGGCCGCGCAGCTGGGAATCACCCCCAGCCTGTTCATCGAACACATCTATTACTGGGGAGATGTGTTGGTGGACAAGCTGTTCGGCCTGGATCACGGGTCGCACTGGATGTCGGCGCGTTCGGCCCTGGACGCCGGTCTGCGCCTGTCGTTCCACAATGACGGCACCGTCACCCCGCCCAACCCGATCGGCAACATCGCCACCGCGGTCAACCGCATCGCCAAGGGCAGCGGCCGGGTGCTGGCCCCCGAACAGCGCATCGGCGTGGATGCGGCGATCAAGGCGCAGACACTCAACGCTGCCTGGCAACTGCGGCTGGACACCGAGATCGGCAGCCTGGAGCCCGGCAAGTACGCCGATCTGGTGGTGCTGTCGCACAACCCTCGCCGGGTTCCGCCGGCCGAGCTGCGTGACGTGGCCGTGGAGGCCACCTACCTGATGGGCCGCCAGACGTACGGGAAGGTGCTGGGGTAG
- a CDS encoding DUF5666 domain-containing protein: protein MSPRPSTPTPAVQRASTEERRSWDRRTNLTIRALTGATALFAAGLFVPALAHAQGDHVMGSVSSVSGNTFEVARASGTTTVSLTDSTRIFESVPAQRAEITAGTCIKAGSGRDGTAADDGAITAKFVAISTTVDGKCPQRPAAAADAPAPAKPHHGVRGVVESVSGDTLTVSGPSGPTTVTLNDSTHVRRMITVSAPSISAGKCVAAGGTKDGDGVLQAARVTVWAGDGNCPEPPA from the coding sequence ATGTCGCCCCGCCCGAGCACACCCACCCCGGCGGTTCAGCGAGCCTCGACGGAGGAGAGGCGAAGCTGGGACCGCCGCACGAACCTGACGATCCGCGCACTGACCGGCGCGACGGCGCTGTTCGCGGCCGGACTGTTCGTCCCAGCATTGGCACACGCCCAGGGCGACCACGTCATGGGTTCGGTCTCCTCAGTGTCCGGCAACACGTTCGAGGTTGCCCGCGCGTCGGGCACCACCACCGTTTCCCTGACCGACAGCACCCGGATCTTCGAGTCGGTGCCCGCGCAGCGCGCCGAGATCACCGCCGGGACCTGCATCAAGGCCGGCTCCGGGCGGGACGGCACCGCTGCTGACGACGGCGCCATCACGGCGAAGTTCGTGGCGATCAGCACCACTGTCGACGGCAAGTGCCCGCAGCGCCCCGCAGCGGCGGCCGACGCCCCGGCACCGGCCAAGCCGCACCATGGCGTCCGCGGTGTGGTCGAGTCGGTCTCCGGTGACACCCTCACCGTCAGTGGCCCGTCCGGGCCGACCACCGTCACGCTCAACGACAGCACCCACGTCCGCCGGATGATCACCGTCAGCGCGCCGTCGATCAGCGCCGGCAAGTGTGTCGCCGCGGGCGGGACCAAAGACGGCGACGGTGTGCTGCAGGCCGCCCGGGTCACCGTGTGGGCCGGCGATGGCAACTGCCCCGAGCCGCCCGCGTAA
- the trxA gene encoding thioredoxin gives MATQDLTAAKFEETIADNDIVLVDFWASWCGPCRSFAPTFAAVSEKHPDVVFAKVDTEAEQQLAAAAQIRSIPTLMAFKKGTLVFNQAGALPAAALENLVQQVKDLDVEAALAEQAAAGKPDQV, from the coding sequence ATGGCAACTCAAGACCTCACCGCAGCGAAGTTCGAAGAAACCATCGCCGACAACGACATCGTGCTCGTCGATTTCTGGGCGTCCTGGTGCGGGCCGTGTCGATCGTTCGCTCCGACGTTCGCGGCCGTCTCCGAGAAGCACCCCGACGTGGTGTTCGCCAAGGTCGACACCGAAGCCGAGCAGCAGCTGGCGGCTGCCGCCCAGATCCGCTCCATTCCCACCCTGATGGCGTTCAAGAAGGGCACGCTGGTGTTCAACCAGGCCGGCGCGCTGCCCGCCGCGGCGTTGGAGAACCTGGTCCAGCAGGTCAAGGATCTCGACGTCGAAGCCGCCTTGGCCGAACAGGCCGCTGCGGGCAAGCCCGACCAGGTCTGA
- a CDS encoding enoyl-CoA hydratase, which translates to MSSESEFVSEFVKVERPRPHVAQITLNRPERMNSMAFDVMVPLRDLLAEVSYDNSVRVVVLTGAGRGFSSGADHKSAGSVPHVAGLTRPTFGLRSMELLDDIILGLRRLHQPVIAAVNGAAIGGGLCLALAADIRVAASGAYFRAAGINNGLTASELGLSYLLPRAIGASRAFEIMLTGRDVDAAEAERIGLVSRVVEQPDLLDTCYDMAERIAGFSRPGAELTKRTLWSGLDAGSLEGHMQAEGLGQLYVRLLTSNFEEAVAARAEKRPPAFTDDK; encoded by the coding sequence GTGTCTTCCGAATCCGAGTTCGTCTCCGAGTTCGTCAAAGTCGAACGCCCGCGTCCACACGTCGCCCAGATCACGCTGAACCGCCCCGAGCGGATGAACTCCATGGCGTTCGACGTCATGGTTCCGCTGCGCGACTTGCTGGCGGAAGTCAGCTACGACAACTCGGTACGGGTGGTGGTACTGACCGGGGCGGGCCGGGGGTTCTCCTCGGGCGCCGACCACAAGTCCGCGGGTTCGGTGCCGCACGTGGCCGGATTGACCCGGCCCACGTTCGGGTTGCGGTCGATGGAACTGCTCGACGACATCATCCTGGGGCTGCGGCGCCTGCACCAGCCGGTGATCGCGGCCGTCAACGGGGCGGCTATCGGTGGCGGCCTGTGCCTGGCGCTGGCGGCCGACATCCGGGTCGCCGCGTCGGGCGCCTACTTCCGGGCCGCCGGCATCAACAACGGACTGACCGCCAGTGAGCTGGGGCTGAGCTACTTGTTGCCCCGGGCGATCGGGGCGTCTCGGGCGTTCGAGATCATGCTGACCGGGCGCGACGTCGACGCCGCTGAGGCCGAGCGAATCGGGTTGGTTTCGCGTGTGGTGGAGCAGCCGGACCTGCTGGACACCTGCTATGACATGGCCGAGCGGATCGCCGGTTTCTCCCGGCCGGGGGCCGAATTGACCAAGCGGACGCTCTGGAGCGGACTCGACGCCGGTAGTCTGGAGGGGCACATGCAGGCCGAGGGGCTCGGACAGCTCTACGTGCGCCTGCTGACCAGCAACTTCGAGGAAGCCGTCGCTGCGCGCGCCGAGAAGCGCCCACCGGCCTTCACTGACGATAAGTAG
- a CDS encoding ATP-binding cassette domain-containing protein, translated as MITATGLEVRAGARTLLDSVDSVLRVQPGDRIGLVGRNGAGKTTTLRILAGEGEPYAGTITRTGEVGYLPQDPREGNLDVLARDRVLSARGLDTILADLEKQQVLMAEVVDDAERDRAIRRYGQLEERFAALGGYAAESEAGRICTSLGLPDRVLTQSLRTLSGGQRRRVELARILFAASEAGAGGSNSTTLLLDEPTNHLDADSIGWLRDFLKNHSGGLVLISHDVDLLADVVNRVWFLDAVRGEADVYNMGWQKYLDARATDEQRRRRERANAERKVAALRNQAAKLGAKATKAVAAQNMLRRADRMLAALDEERVADKVARIKFPTPSACGKTPLMASGLTKVYGSLEIFTGVDLAIDRGSRVVVLGLNGAGKTTLLRLLAGVETPDAGQLEPGHGCKIGYFAQEHDTIDNAATVWENIRHAAPDTSEQDLRGLLGAFMFTGPQLEQPAGTLSGGEKTRLALAGLVASTANVLLLDEPTNNLDPASREQVLDALRSYAGAVVLVTHDPGAAEALDPQRVVLLPDGTEDHWSADYRDLIELA; from the coding sequence GTGATTACCGCAACGGGCCTGGAGGTCCGCGCCGGAGCGCGCACCCTGCTCGACTCGGTGGACTCGGTGCTGCGGGTGCAGCCCGGAGACCGCATCGGCCTGGTCGGCCGCAACGGCGCCGGCAAGACCACCACGCTGCGCATCCTGGCTGGTGAGGGCGAGCCGTACGCCGGCACCATCACCCGCACCGGCGAGGTCGGCTACCTGCCGCAGGACCCCCGGGAAGGCAACCTCGACGTCCTTGCGCGCGACCGCGTGCTGTCGGCTCGCGGCCTCGACACCATCCTGGCCGACCTGGAGAAGCAGCAGGTGCTGATGGCCGAGGTCGTTGACGACGCCGAGCGCGACCGCGCCATCCGCCGCTACGGCCAACTCGAAGAGCGATTCGCCGCCCTAGGCGGCTACGCCGCCGAAAGCGAGGCGGGCCGGATCTGCACCAGCCTGGGCCTGCCCGACCGGGTACTGACCCAGTCGCTGCGGACCTTATCCGGTGGCCAGCGCCGCCGCGTGGAACTGGCTCGGATCCTGTTTGCGGCCTCAGAAGCGGGAGCGGGTGGTTCGAACAGCACCACCTTGCTGCTCGACGAACCGACCAACCACCTCGATGCGGATTCGATCGGCTGGCTGCGCGACTTCCTGAAGAACCACAGCGGGGGACTGGTCCTGATCAGCCACGACGTGGACCTGCTGGCTGACGTGGTCAACCGGGTGTGGTTCCTCGACGCAGTGCGCGGCGAGGCCGACGTCTACAACATGGGCTGGCAGAAGTACCTCGATGCCCGAGCGACCGATGAACAGCGTCGCCGCCGGGAGCGAGCCAACGCTGAACGTAAAGTTGCCGCGCTGCGCAACCAGGCCGCCAAGCTGGGCGCCAAGGCCACCAAAGCCGTTGCCGCGCAGAACATGCTGCGTCGCGCCGACCGGATGCTGGCGGCACTGGACGAGGAACGGGTGGCCGACAAGGTCGCCCGGATCAAGTTCCCGACTCCGTCGGCCTGCGGGAAGACCCCGCTGATGGCATCTGGGCTGACCAAGGTGTACGGCTCGCTGGAGATCTTCACCGGTGTCGACCTGGCGATCGATCGGGGCTCGCGGGTGGTGGTGCTGGGGCTCAACGGTGCCGGCAAGACCACGCTGCTGCGACTGCTCGCCGGCGTCGAAACCCCCGACGCAGGTCAGCTGGAGCCCGGCCACGGTTGCAAGATCGGCTACTTCGCCCAGGAACACGACACCATCGACAATGCCGCGACGGTGTGGGAGAACATTCGGCACGCGGCTCCTGACACCTCCGAGCAGGATCTGCGTGGACTGTTGGGTGCGTTCATGTTCACCGGACCGCAGCTCGAGCAGCCCGCCGGCACGCTGTCCGGCGGCGAGAAGACCCGGTTGGCGCTGGCCGGTCTGGTGGCGTCCACGGCGAACGTGCTGCTACTCGATGAACCGACCAACAACCTGGACCCGGCTTCGCGCGAGCAGGTGCTCGATGCGCTGCGCAGCTATGCCGGCGCTGTGGTGCTGGTGACCCACGACCCGGGCGCGGCCGAGGCATTGGACCCCCAGCGGGTGGTGTTGCTGCCCGACGGCACCGAAGACCATTGGTCGGCGGACTACCGCGACCTGATCGAGCTCGCGTAG
- a CDS encoding helix-turn-helix domain-containing protein: MATTTKPSKQRDRQLVELRSAYEGGASIRTLAASTGRSYGSVHSMLRESGAAMRSRGGPNHRTRSR, from the coding sequence GTGGCAACGACGACGAAACCGAGCAAGCAACGCGATCGTCAATTGGTCGAGTTGCGCAGCGCCTATGAGGGCGGGGCGAGCATCCGGACTTTGGCGGCGTCGACCGGGCGATCGTACGGATCCGTGCACAGCATGCTGCGCGAGTCGGGCGCGGCGATGCGCAGTCGCGGTGGGCCCAACCACCGCACCCGATCGCGCTAG
- a CDS encoding TetR/AcrR family transcriptional regulator, translated as MPRVSEDHLAARRRQILDGARRCFAAYGYDQATVRRLEQTVGLSRGAIFHHFRDKDTLFFELAREDAERMADVASREGLIGVMRDMLAAPEQFDWLATRLEIARKLRHDPEFSRGWAERSAELTAATVDRLRRQKRAGRLRDDVPAEVLHCYLDLVLDGLVARLASGEDPQRLSAVLDLVEDSVRQS; from the coding sequence ATGCCCAGGGTCAGCGAGGATCACCTGGCGGCCCGGCGCCGCCAGATCCTCGATGGCGCGCGGCGGTGTTTCGCCGCGTACGGCTACGACCAGGCGACGGTGCGGCGACTGGAGCAGACGGTCGGGTTGTCGCGCGGGGCGATCTTCCATCACTTCCGCGACAAGGACACGCTGTTCTTCGAGCTGGCCCGCGAGGATGCGGAGCGGATGGCTGATGTGGCCTCGCGCGAGGGCCTGATCGGCGTGATGCGGGACATGCTGGCCGCACCGGAGCAGTTCGACTGGCTGGCCACCCGGCTGGAGATTGCCCGCAAACTGCGCCACGATCCGGAGTTCAGCCGCGGCTGGGCGGAGCGGTCAGCCGAATTGACCGCTGCCACAGTGGATCGGCTGCGCCGCCAGAAGCGGGCCGGGCGGCTGCGCGACGACGTCCCCGCTGAGGTGTTGCACTGCTATCTGGACCTGGTGCTCGACGGCCTGGTTGCACGACTGGCCTCGGGCGAAGATCCGCAGCGGTTATCGGCGGTCCTCGACCTGGTCGAGGATTCGGTGCGGCAGAGCTGA